One window of the Leishmania panamensis strain MHOM/PA/94/PSC-1 chromosome 8 sequence genome contains the following:
- a CDS encoding dual-specificity protein phosphatase, putative (TriTrypDB/GeneDB-style sysID: LpmP.08.0100), with translation MGGEASTGTNNSQVVDLRALDPSPCPSRESHSPPRSGSRHHLGLRSEDVPATQILDFLYLGSVKDAQDAAFLAKHQIRYILNVSQEEYWSVDKKVQIFTFNVDDSATADIAALFQPTRELINSIRARYYRYAGSESSTRPAVLVHCQKGRSRSVTIVLAYLIYTNGWSVAEAMKYVGTRRPCAEPNIGFMEELRKLQESLSPEERTRRYSELCWFMRNLSAETAQSQVRELFEKRIGIVRHVVTYVVAGSEAGNVGDVGTTENADGGGLVTTQHNARLSASLPATPSPSVIGTAEPLVPPDLGVMPGKQASGFNEQRAATHTDSPAYKDARDAVSPLRRPGTEKTMLCFVFFTCREDVLNGIKSGQFKQLLRQLHPATGKQIKYATGPKLKKMMVEHQSISGSFVQDVARFRGHATTSPDDESEATGVDGAPQAEGTVPTTSKAAEETLSV, from the coding sequence ATGGGTGGCGAAGCTTCCACAGGGACAAACAACTCGCAAGTGGTGGATCTCCGAGCGCTGGACCCATCACCGTGTCCCTCGCGCGAGTCCCACTCGCCTCCGCGGTCTGGCTCTCGACACCATCTCGGCTTGCGCTCCGAGGATGTACCGGCGACACAGATCCTTGATTTCCTGTACCTGGGGAGCGTGAAGGATGCGCAAGATGCCGCCTTCTTGGCAAAACATCAAATTCGCTATATACTCAACGTCTCGCAAGAGGAGTACTGGTCGGTCGATAAGAAGGTGCAGATCTTCACCTTCAATGTGGACGACTCCGCCACGGCCGACATCGCGGCGCTCTTTCAACCCACGCGCGAGCTCATCAACAGCATTCGCGCGCGCTACTACCGCTACGCAGGAAGCGAAAGCTCTACGCggccggcggtgctggtgcacTGTCAAAAAGGCCGCAGTCGCTCCGTGACGATCGTGCTGGCGTACCTCATCTACACGAACGGCTGGTCCGTGGCGGAGGCAATGAAGTATGTCGGTACGCGTCGACCCTGCGCGGAGCCGAACATCGGCTTCATGGAGGAGTTGCggaagctgcaggagagCCTCTCCCCTGAGGAACGCACGAGGCGGTACAGCGAGCTTTGCTGGTTCATGCGCAACCTGAGCGCGGAAACGGCGCAGTCGCAAGTACGGGAGCTATTCGAGAAGCGCATTGGCATAGTGCGACATGTCGTTACCTACGTCGTGGCCGGTAGTGAAGCTGGCAACGTTGGCGACGTTGGCACAACTGAAAAcgctgatggtggtggtttAGTGACAACGCAACATAATGCACGACTCTCCGCGTCTTTGCCGGCAACTCCGTCCCCTAGTGTCATTGGTACCGCGGAGCCTCTGGTGCCTCCTGATCTTGGGGTAATGCCGGGGAAGCAAGCGAGCGGTTTCAATGAGCAGCGTGCAGCCACACATACCGACTCACCCGCGTACAAAGACGCCCGTGACGCTGTGAGCCCGCTCCGCCGTCCGGGCACGGAGAAGACAATGCTGTGCTTTGTCTTCTTCACCTGCCGCGAGGACGTACTAAACGGGATCAAGTCAGGGCAGTTTAAGCAACTGCTTCGCCAGCTCCACCCGGCAACAGGCAAGCAGATCAAGTACGCCACCGGGCCAAAGCTGAAGAAAATGATGGTGGAGCATCAGAGCATATCCGGCAGCTTTGTGCAAGATGTGGCGAGATTCCGCGGTcacgccaccacctcaccaGATGACGAATCAGAAGCGACTGGTGTCGACGGTGCACCCCAGGCAGAAGGAACGGTACCTACTACTAGCaaggcggcagaggagacgcTGTCTGTGTGA
- a CDS encoding hypothetical protein (TriTrypDB/GeneDB-style sysID: LpmP.08.0110) yields MASPQYSTPYSVLSYPTYTPLSVAPLKGDESPAGDDVSLVHVAVTADVAHQHINPTPALQQLYTPSTAANNGTRCPAPVVGTASQVQSGKLFSVAPHLTRVNAPLYAPSGAVKVEPMLYGGSPPPVSAAQPYYNDIAGIQDRSTVPLTRQSPSRSHTPALVVGGIEVEVQSDVVSISQAAPNLCAFQKECYSLLSMLNASSLPRRMAPSPSTAVNPPHPPLSVVTDAEATCAVTGAVRRERQPVIIPLAHASASTLSSAKVSSPSPSLAGERVEMKASTEDSAHSATYVQLMQEMDDLASLLEGEGELPGQRCAASRQHSVSGTTPAKGARGDYVASMTPVPSARPANSPTDTPEKQCQPTPDTHQCDRSRPPSLPPLPPSRGELVNAPTRPFWSTQLLKWIAYLVEQRQSALQRIQAFEDARAPSRRGASVSAVADESATTLSPSPIRVTEEVLRLLRSLDPATGDVDTWTAIQQRHTCTRMANLLAEMTATEEKAMADVLNDAAAGATLEQESTVKKLPTTIEATSSPASAVSEAYRQDMMVTLSLLEQISQENKALKLRVEEVETQATKVREEMEREKAAKEELGKYFDRLAADNSRLTAELSEMEAKLRKTEEVAKSVSQEEVLRNQLDRQTLHLRDVRAELDDVKDDSDALRRTILQLRDALVRHRAVIDLLTRRRREREHAAAGVARRSGSRRALSPGIESPFTQLIEDVLSGACDPPSFSSSTAPPEMNHSSDNDAGGDSDGHTSLR; encoded by the coding sequence ATGGCATCGCCGCAGTACTCCACTCCGTATTCAGTGCTGAGCTACCCAACCtacacccctctctccgtggCACCTCTCAAGGGGGATGAATCACCTGCGGGTGACGATGTCTCGCTAGTTCATGTTGCTGTGACGGCGGACGTGGCCCATCAGCACATTAACCCAACGCCTGCGCTTCAACAGCTGTACACGCCATCGACAGCGGCCAATAACGGGACCAGGTGTCCTGCACCAGTCGTCGGGACAGCCTCTCAAGTGCAGTCCGGTAAGCTGTTCTCTGTTGCACCCCACCTCACTCGTGTTAACGCCCCGCTCTATGCCCCATCTGGAGCAGTGAAGGTGGAGCCAATGCTGTACGGTGGTTCTCCACCGCCGGTGTCCGCCGCGCAGCCGTACTACAACGACATTGCTGGCATCCAAGATCGGTCCACAGTGCCCTTGACGCGCCAAtccccttctcgctcccACACCcctgcgctggtggtgggcgGAATTGAGGTGGAGGTCCAGTCCGACGTGGTCTCTATCTCGCAGGCCGCACCAAACTTGTGCGCTTTTCAGAAAGAATGTTACTCTCTTCTGTCGATGTTGAatgcttcctctctcccgcgGCGGATGGCACCGTCACCGAGCACCGCAGTCAACCCTCCCCATCCCCCGCTTTCAGTTGTCACGGACGCTGAGGCCACCTGCGCCGTGACGGGCGCCGTTCGCCGGGAAAGGCAGCCAGTGATCATCCCGTTAGCTCACGCATCGGCATCAACCTTATCTTCCGCGAAAGTCTCGTCACCATCGCCTTCTctggcaggagagagggtagAAATGAAGGCCTCTACAGAGGACTCTGCGCACTCAGCAACGTACGTGCAGCTGATGCAGGAGATGGACGATCTCGCCAGCTTGTTGGAGGGGGAAGGTGAGCTGCCGGGGCAGCGATGTGCGGCATCTCGGCAACATAGTGTGTCTGGCACCACTCCAGCGAAGGGGGCTAGGGGTGACTACGTTGCTTCCATGACTCCAGTGCCGTCTGCGAGGCCGGCAAACTCGCCGACAGACACCCCTGAGAAGCAGTGCCAACCGACGCCTGATACTCACCAGTGCGACCGATCAAGACCACCGTCGTTGCCGCCTCTTCCACCGAGCAGGGGAGAGCTGGTGAACGCCCCTACGAGACCCTTTTGGTCGACCCAGCTGCTGAAGTGGATTGCCTACCTTGTGGAACAGCGGCAGAGCGCGCTGCAACGCATCCAGGCTTTTGAGGACGCTCGCGCACCTAGTCGACGGGGGGCCAGTGTCAGCGCCGTAGCAGACGAATCAGCCACTACCTTATCGCCCTCACCGATCCGGGtgacggaggaggtgctACGATTGCTGCGCTCCCTCGACCCGGCGACCGGTGACGTGGACACGTGGACGGCTAtccagcagcgacacacgtgcacgcgcATGGCTAATCTTCTGGCGGAGATGACAGCGACGGAGGAAAAGGCAATGGCCGATGTCCTGAacgacgctgcagcgggcGCCACGCTGGAACAGGAGAGCACCGTCAAAAAGCTGCCCACCACGATTGAAGCAACATCATCACCGGCGAGTGCTGTCTCGGAGGCATATCGGCAGGACATGATGGTAACCCTTTCGCTTCTTGAACAAATCTCACAGGAGAACAAGGCGCTGAAGCTtcgtgtggaggaggtggaaaCCCAAGCCACAAAGGTGCGCGAGGAGATGGAGCGCGAAAAGGCCGCTAAAGAGGAACTCGGGAAGTACTTCGATCGACTCGCCGCAGATAATAGCAGGCTTACAGCAGAACTGAGTGAGATGGAGGCCAAGCTTCGGAAAacagaggaggtggccaAATCAGTGTCGCAGGAGGAGGTATTGCGCAACCAACTAGACCGTCAGACACTTCACTTGCGCGATGTGCGCGCCGAGCTGGACGACGTGAAGGACGATagcgacgcgctgcggcgcaCTATTCTGCAGCTTCGAGATGCGCTAGTGCGACACCGAGCTGTTATTGATCTGCTgacgcgccgccggcgtGAGCGAgagcacgctgctgctggggtggCGAGGCGATCCGGCAGCCGTCGCGCTCTCAGTCCGGGGATTGAAAGTCCTTTCACGCAACTGATTGAGGATGTTCTCTCCGGTGCCTGCGACCCACCGTCGTTCTCATCGTCCACCGCACCACCCGAGATGAACCATTCATCCGACAATGACGCTGGTGGGGACTCGGATGGGCACACATCCCTTCGGTGA